In the Pirellulales bacterium genome, one interval contains:
- a CDS encoding carboxypeptidase regulatory-like domain-containing protein, whose product MHRDLRCQTSFFASRARRAGRTLLLLAVLTGMTGVSRAEGNVASTITFVLDCSAPMSEPANVATSAGDVKGAVTMRFDAAREALIAMLNQLAEEGNHEASVILFGHRLAWDGTDEPQLMEQTGYLEQTLGFGALAGLMPGDDVEVIRPLGPFGLAELATITERLNVAQPWGESPLYYALVKAMDGFSGRRNSSQAGIVVLTDGRNKQWLARNRWGRDNLGKLIESSPVPIHIVSYGASPQGSGTSETELRELVTLSGGTFKAAERADVLVAQLENVFITSNRSESVASPASEQLSAATGGTAIAGVPAAAPPVSTAAQRNTIQGRVMMYKNPVRGAVVMLSGADVPQVQTDREGHFTLRGVAPGQYKLEIDATYKNITYHTQQAVSVEPAPNHGPTVEIRLEQRR is encoded by the coding sequence ATGCACCGCGATCTTCGCTGCCAGACCAGCTTCTTCGCGTCACGTGCTCGTCGCGCGGGTAGGACGCTGCTCTTGCTCGCCGTGCTGACTGGTATGACCGGCGTCTCGCGCGCCGAGGGGAATGTCGCTTCGACGATCACCTTCGTGCTGGATTGCTCGGCGCCCATGTCCGAGCCGGCAAACGTCGCCACGTCGGCGGGGGACGTGAAAGGCGCCGTCACGATGCGCTTCGATGCGGCCCGCGAGGCACTGATTGCCATGCTCAATCAGTTGGCCGAAGAAGGGAACCACGAGGCGAGCGTCATTCTGTTCGGGCATCGACTGGCCTGGGATGGCACGGATGAGCCTCAGCTCATGGAGCAGACCGGGTATCTCGAACAGACCTTGGGCTTTGGTGCGTTGGCCGGGTTGATGCCGGGCGATGACGTCGAGGTGATTCGCCCGCTCGGGCCCTTCGGTCTCGCCGAGCTCGCGACGATCACCGAACGTTTGAATGTCGCCCAACCCTGGGGCGAGAGTCCCCTCTACTACGCGTTGGTAAAAGCGATGGATGGCTTCAGCGGCCGCCGCAACTCTTCGCAGGCGGGCATCGTCGTGCTGACCGATGGTCGCAACAAGCAATGGCTGGCGCGCAACCGTTGGGGGCGCGACAATCTGGGCAAGTTGATCGAATCGAGCCCCGTACCGATTCACATCGTCAGCTACGGTGCGTCGCCGCAAGGCAGCGGTACTTCAGAAACCGAGCTGCGCGAGCTCGTGACGCTCAGCGGCGGAACGTTCAAGGCAGCCGAGCGGGCGGACGTGCTCGTCGCTCAACTCGAGAACGTCTTCATCACGTCGAATCGCTCGGAGTCGGTGGCCTCGCCGGCGAGCGAGCAACTCTCGGCGGCCACGGGCGGAACGGCGATTGCCGGCGTGCCCGCAGCCGCGCCGCCGGTCTCGACCGCGGCCCAGCGCAACACGATTCAAGGGCGGGTGATGATGTACAAGAATCCCGTTCGTGGAGCCGTGGTGATGCTGTCGGGAGCGGATGTGCCCCAGGTGCAGACCGATCGCGAGGGGCACTTCACCTTGCGTGGCGTCGCGCCGGGCCAGTACAAGCTGGAGATCGACGCGACGTACAAGAATATCACCTACCACACCCAGCAAGCAGTCAGCGTCGAGCCCGCGCCGAATCACGGACCCACGGTCGAGATTCGACTCGAGCAACGGCGGTAA
- a CDS encoding P-II family nitrogen regulator, whose amino-acid sequence MKKIEAIVRHHKIDAVKEALVRLGHHGMTVTEVRGFGRQKGHTETYRGAEYVVDFVPKVKIEVVADDSTADQIVSGIVAAAKTGQIGDGKIFISELKDAVRIRTGETGGAAV is encoded by the coding sequence ATGAAGAAGATTGAAGCCATCGTGCGTCATCATAAGATCGACGCGGTGAAAGAGGCCCTCGTGCGGCTCGGCCACCACGGCATGACCGTGACCGAGGTCCGCGGTTTCGGCCGTCAGAAGGGACACACCGAAACCTACCGCGGTGCCGAATACGTCGTCGACTTCGTGCCCAAGGTCAAGATCGAGGTCGTCGCCGACGACAGCACGGCCGATCAGATCGTGTCGGGCATCGTCGCCGCCGCCAAGACCGGCCAGATCGGCGACGGCAAGATTTTCATCAGCGAACTGAAGGACGCCGTCCGCATTCGTACGGGCGAGACGGGGGGCGCGGCCGTCTGA
- a CDS encoding ammonium transporter, producing the protein MAQEAEEAARVEEAAAPTAEEAEAPTLDRGDNAWMLTSCALVLFMTTPGLAMFYGGLVRKQNVVSVLMQCITLMGLMAVLWAMVGYSLAFGGSNALIGNGDFLFMKGVEATWIEGQGSEIPIHPDLSIPRLTHMLFQGMFFIITPALICGAFAERMKFSAMVAFSVLWGLGVYCPLAHWVWGGGILAFGSSHATGIFSGGALDFAGGTVVHISSGVSALVAALLVGKRMGYPTQPMPPHNLAFTALGAGMLWVGWFGFNAGSALAADGIASSAFAATHFSAGAGAVAWPLVEWLWRGKPTLLGASSGAVAGLVCITPAAGFVTCMPAIFMGATAGVVCCFACALLKPKLGYDDSLDAFGVHGLGGTLGAILTGVFATRAVWDIGGGEPLGLIEGGTEVFKAQVVATVITWVFAVVGSVVLLKLIDFTIGLRVGEEDEVIGLDVSQHGEEGYIFG; encoded by the coding sequence ATGGCCCAAGAGGCCGAAGAGGCCGCCCGAGTCGAAGAAGCCGCCGCGCCCACGGCGGAGGAGGCCGAAGCCCCCACGCTCGATCGCGGCGACAATGCCTGGATGCTCACGTCCTGCGCGTTGGTGTTGTTCATGACCACCCCGGGATTGGCCATGTTCTACGGTGGTCTCGTCCGCAAGCAGAATGTGGTCAGCGTGCTCATGCAGTGCATCACGCTGATGGGCCTGATGGCGGTGCTGTGGGCCATGGTGGGTTATTCGTTGGCGTTCGGGGGTAGCAACGCGTTGATCGGCAACGGCGACTTCCTCTTTATGAAAGGGGTCGAAGCCACCTGGATCGAAGGCCAAGGGTCTGAAATCCCGATCCATCCCGACCTCAGCATCCCGAGACTGACGCACATGCTCTTCCAGGGCATGTTCTTCATCATCACTCCCGCTCTGATCTGCGGCGCCTTTGCCGAACGCATGAAGTTCAGCGCCATGGTTGCCTTCTCGGTCTTGTGGGGTCTGGGCGTGTACTGCCCACTGGCCCACTGGGTCTGGGGCGGTGGCATCCTGGCGTTCGGTAGCTCGCACGCGACCGGAATCTTCTCCGGTGGTGCTTTGGACTTCGCCGGTGGTACCGTGGTGCATATCAGCTCGGGCGTCTCGGCCCTCGTGGCGGCTTTGTTGGTGGGCAAGCGCATGGGTTATCCCACGCAGCCCATGCCGCCGCACAACCTGGCCTTCACCGCCTTGGGCGCCGGCATGTTGTGGGTGGGTTGGTTCGGCTTCAACGCCGGTAGTGCCCTGGCGGCCGATGGCATCGCCTCGAGCGCTTTCGCGGCAACCCACTTCTCGGCCGGTGCCGGCGCCGTCGCCTGGCCCCTGGTCGAGTGGCTGTGGCGCGGCAAGCCGACGCTGTTGGGAGCCTCGTCGGGCGCGGTGGCTGGACTCGTCTGCATCACCCCCGCCGCGGGCTTCGTGACCTGCATGCCCGCCATCTTCATGGGCGCAACGGCCGGCGTCGTCTGCTGCTTCGCCTGTGCCTTGCTCAAGCCGAAGCTCGGCTACGACGATTCGCTCGATGCCTTCGGCGTCCACGGACTCGGCGGTACCCTGGGGGCCATCCTCACTGGGGTCTTCGCCACGCGTGCGGTGTGGGATATCGGTGGCGGTGAGCCTCTCGGGCTCATCGAAGGGGGCACGGAAGTCTTCAAGGCGCAGGTTGTCGCCACGGTCATCACCTGGGTCTTCGCCGTCGTCGGCAGCGTCGTGCTGCTCAAGCTGATCGACTTCACGATCGGCCTGCGTGTCGGTGAAGAAGACGAGGTCATCGGCCTCGACGTCAGCCAACACGGCGAGGAGGGTTACATTTTCGGCTAG
- a CDS encoding sulfatase-like hydrolase/transferase — protein sequence MRAADARPNILWITCEDASPNLGCYGDEYAVTPRLDRLAREGVRYTAAFAPIGVCAPSRSCLITGMWPPSIGTHHMRCEGKLPAGVHPFPHYLREAGYYTTNNVKTDYNFTPPAGTWDDSSNRAHWRGRAPGQPFFSVFNFTTTHESQIRLPDPQFERRTKDLPDEARHDPARATLPPYYPDTPETRRDAARFADLVSVMDAEAGAILDELERDGLADETIVFFFSDHGTGLPRSKRWLYDTSTRVPLLIRFPRKFESLAPSPPGSTCDRLVSFVDFAPTVLSLAGVPIPPTMQGVAFLGAAAGAERQYVHGFRDRMDERYDMLRSVRDERYKLIRNYRPELPYFGKQFLSYQWEMPTMQAWQKLADAGQLTGPAAQWMTPIKPGVELYDTVADPWEINNLADEPEFATVRARLSSELERWMVNIIDLGFLPENELRTRFGDEAPYDAVRRSSTAYPLGIILPVAEVAASTQPVDEQERNLLLDGIQNPDPTIAYWAVRGLANRVAAHEPTTSDTSEQQQVLRAALEYASPQVRLVAAEVLAAQGDETALGTLVSLLDSDNEWVRLMAVIALDRLDLRGAELQARLSGLQNDSNQYVRRVLDHLRSKSLVPQ from the coding sequence GTGCGCGCTGCGGATGCCCGCCCCAACATCCTCTGGATCACCTGCGAGGATGCTAGCCCAAATCTCGGCTGCTACGGCGATGAATACGCCGTCACGCCACGTCTCGATCGGCTCGCGCGAGAAGGTGTACGTTACACGGCCGCCTTCGCACCGATTGGCGTCTGCGCTCCCTCGCGGTCCTGCCTCATCACCGGCATGTGGCCTCCTTCGATCGGTACGCATCACATGCGCTGCGAAGGAAAGCTGCCCGCGGGCGTACACCCTTTTCCGCACTACCTGCGCGAGGCGGGCTACTACACCACGAACAACGTGAAGACCGACTACAACTTCACCCCCCCGGCCGGCACGTGGGACGATTCGAGCAACCGCGCGCATTGGCGCGGACGGGCGCCGGGGCAGCCCTTCTTCAGCGTGTTCAACTTCACCACGACGCACGAAAGTCAGATCCGCCTTCCCGACCCACAATTCGAGCGGCGCACGAAGGATCTGCCGGACGAGGCTCGCCATGATCCCGCCAGGGCCACGCTACCGCCGTATTATCCCGACACCCCCGAGACGCGGCGCGACGCGGCCCGCTTCGCCGATCTCGTCAGCGTGATGGATGCCGAGGCGGGAGCGATTCTCGACGAGCTCGAGCGCGACGGACTGGCCGACGAGACGATCGTCTTCTTTTTCTCCGATCACGGCACGGGGCTGCCCCGCAGCAAACGCTGGTTGTACGACACGAGCACCCGGGTGCCGCTCCTCATCCGCTTCCCGCGAAAGTTCGAGAGTCTCGCACCTTCGCCCCCTGGTTCGACGTGCGACCGACTGGTGAGCTTTGTCGACTTTGCGCCCACGGTATTGAGTCTGGCCGGCGTGCCGATTCCGCCGACGATGCAGGGCGTGGCCTTTCTCGGCGCGGCGGCCGGCGCCGAGCGGCAGTATGTACACGGTTTTCGCGATCGCATGGACGAACGCTACGACATGCTGCGATCGGTGCGCGACGAGCGCTACAAGTTGATTCGCAATTATCGGCCCGAGTTGCCCTACTTCGGCAAGCAGTTTCTGTCGTACCAGTGGGAAATGCCGACGATGCAGGCCTGGCAGAAGCTGGCAGATGCCGGCCAACTCACGGGGCCTGCCGCGCAGTGGATGACGCCTATCAAGCCCGGCGTCGAGCTCTACGACACGGTGGCCGACCCTTGGGAGATCAATAACCTGGCCGACGAGCCGGAGTTCGCCACCGTGCGCGCGCGACTCAGCAGCGAGCTCGAACGATGGATGGTCAATATCATCGATCTCGGGTTTCTGCCCGAGAATGAGCTGCGTACCCGATTCGGCGACGAGGCTCCCTACGATGCCGTGCGCAGGTCGTCAACAGCATACCCCCTCGGCATAATCCTACCGGTCGCCGAAGTCGCCGCATCTACACAACCGGTCGACGAGCAAGAGCGGAATCTACTGCTCGATGGCATCCAGAATCCCGATCCGACGATCGCTTATTGGGCCGTGCGGGGGCTGGCCAATCGCGTCGCAGCCCACGAGCCTACCACTTCCGATACTTCCGAGCAGCAGCAGGTCCTGCGGGCCGCACTGGAATACGCATCTCCCCAGGTGCGGTTGGTTGCGGCCGAGGTGCTCGCGGCCCAGGGGGATGAGACGGCCCTCGGCACTCTCGTGTCGCTGCTCGATTCAGACAATGAGTGGGTGCGCCTCATGGCGGTCATCGCCCTCGACCGGCTCGACCTCCGTGGGGCAGAGCTCCAGGCCAGGCTCTCCGGCCTGCAGAACGACTCGAATCAGTACGTTCGCCGGGTCCTCGACCATCTGCGGAGCAAGTCCCTCGTGCCCCAATAA
- the phnW gene encoding 2-aminoethylphosphonate--pyruvate transaminase, with protein sequence MDDDIPYLLLTPGPLTTSKTVKQVMLNDFCTWDDDYNSIVTDIRQKLVRLATSRDDYTAVLMQGSGTFAVEATLGSVIPHDGKLLAVNNGAYGKRIVQIAQRIGIPGTELFHTETEPADPNRIDEVLAQDSSITHVAVVHCETTTGMLNPIQEIGAVVKKHHRSFIVDAMSSFGGIPMTMEDLSADFLVSSANKCIQGVPGFGFVIARRTLLEASAGGARSLSLDLYDQWAEMENKGGKWRYTSPTHVVRAFAQALVELEEEGGVATRYRRYSENHRLLVEGMERLGFRPLLAPQYRSPIITSFIYPDDKKFTFDAFYHAVKRRRFVLYPGKVSQAETFRIGTIGHVFPDDIRQLCRAIGEAVEELGVKVG encoded by the coding sequence ATGGACGACGATATTCCCTATCTGCTGCTGACGCCCGGACCGCTCACCACGTCGAAGACGGTGAAGCAGGTCATGTTGAACGATTTCTGCACTTGGGACGACGACTACAATTCGATCGTCACCGACATCCGGCAGAAGCTCGTGCGGCTGGCCACGTCGCGCGACGACTACACCGCCGTGTTGATGCAAGGGAGCGGCACGTTTGCCGTCGAGGCCACGCTGGGATCGGTCATTCCGCACGACGGCAAGTTGCTGGCCGTGAACAATGGCGCCTATGGGAAGCGCATCGTGCAGATCGCGCAGCGGATCGGCATCCCCGGTACGGAACTATTTCACACCGAGACGGAACCGGCCGATCCCAATCGCATCGACGAGGTGCTGGCCCAGGACTCTTCGATCACGCACGTGGCCGTCGTCCACTGCGAGACGACCACGGGCATGCTGAACCCGATCCAGGAGATCGGCGCCGTCGTCAAGAAGCACCATCGCTCGTTCATCGTCGATGCCATGTCCTCCTTCGGCGGCATCCCGATGACGATGGAAGATCTGTCGGCCGATTTTCTTGTCTCCTCGGCCAACAAGTGCATCCAGGGCGTGCCGGGTTTCGGCTTCGTCATCGCGCGGCGCACGCTGCTCGAGGCTTCGGCCGGTGGGGCACGGTCGTTGAGTCTCGACCTGTACGATCAATGGGCCGAGATGGAGAACAAAGGGGGAAAGTGGCGCTACACGTCTCCCACGCACGTCGTGCGCGCCTTCGCTCAGGCGCTTGTGGAGTTGGAAGAAGAAGGGGGCGTCGCGACGCGCTACCGTCGTTACTCCGAGAATCACCGCCTGCTGGTCGAGGGGATGGAGCGGCTCGGTTTCCGGCCGTTGCTCGCGCCGCAGTATCGCTCGCCGATCATCACCTCGTTCATCTATCCCGACGACAAGAAGTTCACCTTCGACGCGTTTTATCATGCGGTGAAGCGGCGCCGGTTCGTGCTCTATCCCGGCAAGGTGAGCCAGGCCGAGACGTTCCGTATCGGCACGATCGGGCACGTTTTCCCTGACGATATCCGCCAACTCTGTCGAGCGATTGGCGAAGCGGTCGAGGAGTTGGGTGTGAAGGTCGGCTGA
- a CDS encoding phosphonoacetaldehyde hydrolase — protein sequence MSGSTYRGPIRMVVFDWAGTTVDHGCFAPVVPFIEAFRRFDVEVTVPEARRPMGLGKKDHVRAIITSPEIAERWQKVHQRAATEEDVEAIYSRHFVPLQLASVESSSGLVPGLLDCVAALRQRGIKIATSTGYFREAAELCYAAAAKQGYQPDLNLCPSDVKAGRPAPWMIYRAMETFDIYPPTAVVKIGDTLPDIEEGRNAGVWTIGVTRTGSDIGLTEDEAAMLPADELQQRMNAVAVTLLAAGAHWVLDSVANLPALLPTIEDAIAAGATP from the coding sequence ATGTCTGGATCCACCTACCGTGGACCGATTCGGATGGTGGTGTTCGACTGGGCCGGCACCACGGTCGACCACGGTTGCTTTGCCCCGGTGGTCCCCTTTATCGAGGCCTTTCGCCGCTTCGACGTCGAGGTGACCGTCCCCGAGGCGCGCCGCCCGATGGGGCTCGGCAAAAAGGACCATGTACGCGCGATCATCACGAGCCCCGAGATCGCCGAACGCTGGCAGAAAGTCCATCAACGCGCCGCCACCGAGGAGGACGTCGAGGCGATCTATAGCCGACACTTCGTGCCGCTGCAGTTGGCCAGCGTCGAGTCGTCGAGTGGGCTCGTGCCCGGCCTGCTCGATTGCGTCGCCGCGCTGCGCCAGCGGGGCATCAAGATCGCCACGTCGACGGGCTATTTCCGCGAAGCGGCCGAGCTGTGCTACGCGGCGGCCGCCAAGCAGGGATACCAGCCCGACTTGAACCTTTGTCCCAGCGACGTGAAAGCAGGCCGCCCCGCCCCCTGGATGATCTACCGTGCGATGGAAACCTTCGACATCTATCCTCCCACCGCCGTGGTGAAGATCGGAGATACGCTCCCCGACATCGAAGAAGGACGCAATGCCGGCGTGTGGACCATTGGCGTGACGCGCACCGGCAGCGACATCGGGCTCACCGAGGACGAGGCGGCAATGCTCCCCGCGGATGAATTGCAGCAGCGCATGAACGCGGTGGCCGTAACCCTTCTTGCCGCTGGCGCCCATTGGGTACTCGACTCCGTCGCAAATCTACCCGCGCTCCTGCCAACGATCGAAGATGCCATCGCTGCGGGCGCGACTCCCTAA
- a CDS encoding alpha/beta hydrolase, whose protein sequence is MNYEERSIETNGVRLHTILAGPEEGPLVVLLHGFPEFWYGWRRQIDVLASAGYRVAVPDQRGYNTSDKPPGVAAYGIDLLAADAVGIFDALGRERGTLVGHDWGAAVTWWAALRYPEHIERIVILNVPHPIVMRAQMKKNVRQLLRSWYMFFFQLPKLPEVMFRIGKFSRSAAALQKTSRPDTFSDEDLAKYRAVWAEPGVVTGMINWYRALMRVQPARLASVRVKIPTLMIWGTQDRFLGRELAQPSIDLCDQGRLEFIEEATHWVQHEEPERVNRLLLDFLA, encoded by the coding sequence ATGAACTACGAAGAACGCTCGATCGAAACGAACGGCGTGCGATTGCACACGATTCTGGCCGGGCCGGAAGAGGGCCCCCTCGTGGTGTTGCTGCACGGCTTTCCCGAGTTCTGGTACGGCTGGCGGCGACAAATCGACGTGCTCGCGTCGGCCGGTTATCGCGTGGCAGTCCCCGACCAGCGCGGCTACAACACGAGCGACAAGCCGCCAGGGGTGGCCGCCTATGGCATCGACTTGCTGGCAGCCGACGCGGTGGGCATCTTCGACGCGTTGGGGCGCGAGCGGGGCACGCTCGTCGGCCACGACTGGGGCGCCGCCGTCACGTGGTGGGCCGCACTGCGCTATCCCGAACACATCGAGCGGATCGTGATTCTCAACGTGCCCCATCCCATCGTGATGCGGGCACAGATGAAGAAGAACGTGCGCCAGCTCCTGCGCAGTTGGTACATGTTCTTCTTCCAGTTGCCGAAGCTGCCCGAGGTGATGTTCCGCATCGGCAAGTTTTCGCGCAGTGCCGCAGCGCTGCAAAAGACTAGCCGGCCCGACACCTTCTCGGATGAAGATCTGGCAAAGTATCGTGCCGTCTGGGCCGAGCCGGGCGTCGTCACCGGCATGATCAACTGGTACCGCGCCCTGATGCGGGTCCAGCCGGCGAGACTCGCCTCGGTACGCGTGAAGATTCCCACGCTCATGATCTGGGGCACGCAGGACCGCTTCCTGGGGCGTGAGTTGGCACAGCCCAGCATCGACCTGTGCGACCAGGGACGGCTCGAATTCATCGAAGAGGCCACGCACTGGGTGCAGCACGAAGAGCCGGAGCGCGTGAATCGCCTGCTGCTCGATTTCCTCGCCTGA
- a CDS encoding Gfo/Idh/MocA family oxidoreductase yields the protein MMNRIKIGQIGVGHAHAAGKMAAYRQSPDYEVVGIVEPDEELRSAAQNLPEYRDLPWMTEEQLLNVPDLAAVAVETRVRDLLATAERCVKAGKHVHIDKPAGESLPQYQRILDEAMRQHLAVQLGYMYRYSPAVIFLREALKSGWLGEPFEVETVMSKVIPFERRPQLAEYQGGMMFELGCHIIDLVIGALGEPTKVTPFRQESLPTSDTLRDNMLAVFEYPRAIATVKSTGLEVEGGARRHFTLCGTEGTCQIIQLDEPYVLLALNKNRDKYQRGYQKIAFGDYPRYVGDAADLAKIIRGEKDSDFPYTHELAVQRAVLNACGLPTA from the coding sequence ATGATGAACAGAATCAAGATCGGACAGATCGGCGTCGGCCACGCGCACGCGGCGGGCAAGATGGCCGCCTATCGACAATCGCCCGACTATGAGGTCGTCGGCATCGTCGAGCCCGATGAAGAATTGCGCAGCGCCGCACAGAATCTGCCCGAGTATCGCGACCTGCCCTGGATGACCGAAGAGCAACTGCTCAACGTGCCCGACCTAGCGGCCGTGGCGGTCGAGACGCGCGTCCGCGATCTGCTCGCTACCGCCGAACGGTGCGTCAAGGCCGGCAAGCACGTACACATCGACAAGCCGGCGGGCGAATCGTTGCCCCAGTATCAACGTATCCTCGACGAGGCGATGCGGCAGCACCTGGCGGTGCAGCTCGGCTATATGTATCGCTACAGCCCGGCCGTCATCTTCCTGCGCGAGGCGCTGAAAAGCGGCTGGCTGGGCGAACCCTTCGAGGTCGAGACGGTGATGAGCAAGGTGATTCCCTTCGAACGGCGCCCGCAATTGGCCGAATACCAAGGGGGCATGATGTTCGAGCTGGGCTGCCACATCATCGATCTGGTGATTGGCGCCCTGGGCGAGCCGACGAAGGTTACTCCCTTCCGGCAGGAATCGCTCCCCACGAGCGACACGCTCCGCGACAACATGCTGGCGGTGTTCGAGTACCCCCGGGCGATCGCCACGGTGAAGTCGACGGGCCTCGAGGTCGAAGGAGGCGCCCGGCGGCACTTTACCCTCTGTGGCACCGAGGGAACGTGCCAGATCATCCAGCTCGACGAACCGTACGTGCTGCTCGCGCTGAACAAGAACCGGGACAAGTATCAGCGGGGCTACCAGAAGATCGCCTTCGGCGACTACCCACGCTACGTGGGAGACGCGGCGGACCTGGCCAAGATCATCCGCGGCGAAAAGGATTCCGATTTCCCCTACACGCACGAACTGGCCGTGCAGCGCGCGGTACTCAACGCGTGCGGCCTGCCCACTGCCTGA